The following coding sequences are from one Paenibacillus stellifer window:
- the secE gene encoding preprotein translocase subunit SecE — MKRSFKSLFSFFSESWTELKKVRWPNRKELTNYSLIVLGTIVVVALYFWVLDIGISAVIEAII; from the coding sequence GTGAAACGCAGTTTTAAGTCTTTGTTTTCCTTTTTCTCTGAGAGCTGGACTGAACTTAAAAAGGTTCGATGGCCCAATCGTAAAGAACTGACCAACTATAGCTTAATCGTACTTGGTACTATTGTAGTTGTCGCACTTTATTTCTGGGTTCTGGACATCGGTATTTCCGCTGTGATCGAAGCGATTATTTAG
- the rpmG gene encoding 50S ribosomal protein L33, with translation MRVIITLACTSCKQRNYATTKNKRNHPDRMELKKFCKYCNAQTPHRETR, from the coding sequence ATGCGGGTAATTATTACTTTGGCTTGTACAAGCTGCAAGCAGAGAAACTACGCGACGACCAAGAACAAGCGTAATCATCCCGACCGCATGGAGTTGAAGAAGTTTTGCAAGTATTGCAACGCGCAAACTCCTCATCGTGAAACCAGATAG
- the sigH gene encoding RNA polymerase sporulation sigma factor SigH, producing MSVDLKELMLSEYDFISDEEIVEAFRSGDGGALEHLINKYRNFVRAKARSYFLIGADREDIVQEGMIGLYKAIRDFKGDKLSSFKAFAELCITRQIITAIKTATRQKHIPLNSYVSLDKPIYDEDSDRTLMDVICGSQVLDPEELIINQEEFIGLEDKMTEILSDLERKVLMLYLDGRSYQEIAEDLHRHVKSIDNALQRVKRKLERYLEVRDNS from the coding sequence GTGAGTGTCGACCTCAAGGAATTAATGCTGTCCGAGTATGATTTCATAAGCGATGAAGAAATCGTCGAAGCTTTTCGGAGCGGCGACGGTGGCGCGTTGGAGCATTTGATTAACAAATACCGTAACTTTGTCAGAGCCAAGGCGCGCTCTTATTTCTTGATCGGTGCCGACCGCGAAGATATCGTGCAGGAAGGCATGATTGGCCTTTATAAGGCAATTCGAGATTTCAAAGGCGATAAGCTCTCGTCGTTCAAGGCATTTGCCGAACTGTGCATTACACGCCAGATTATTACGGCGATCAAGACGGCTACCCGCCAGAAGCATATTCCGCTTAATTCTTATGTTTCCCTGGACAAGCCCATTTATGACGAGGATTCCGACCGTACGCTGATGGATGTGATCTGCGGATCGCAGGTGCTGGATCCCGAAGAGCTTATAATTAACCAGGAAGAATTTATCGGTCTGGAAGATAAGATGACCGAGATTCTCAGCGACCTGGAGCGCAAGGTTCTGATGTTGTATCTGGACGGACGCTCCTATCAGGAAATCGCCGAGGACCTGCATCGGCATGTGAAGTCGATCGATAATGCCCTGCAGCGCGTGAAACGCAAGCTTGAAAGATATCTGGAAGTTCGCGACAACTCATGA
- a CDS encoding NYN domain-containing protein produces MKDWRDVLLVDGYNMIGGWPELAELSRSGMQEARDRLLDLLADYQAYSGRRVIAVFDAYRVPGLGRSFVQGKVQVYFTKEKETADECIERLVGEYSHRRRQIYVATSDSTEQHVIFAQGALRLSARELRLEVEEMQREVKKTIRPPAPGAGSSRHSLEEKLPPDVRRRLENWRRQ; encoded by the coding sequence ATGAAGGACTGGCGCGATGTACTGCTGGTGGACGGGTACAACATGATCGGCGGCTGGCCGGAACTTGCCGAGCTGTCCCGCTCCGGCATGCAGGAAGCGCGCGACCGGCTCCTCGATCTGCTGGCTGACTATCAGGCGTACTCAGGGCGCCGCGTCATCGCCGTCTTCGATGCTTACCGGGTTCCGGGGCTCGGCCGATCTTTTGTCCAGGGCAAAGTCCAGGTGTATTTCACGAAGGAGAAGGAGACGGCCGACGAGTGCATCGAGCGTCTTGTGGGGGAATACAGCCACCGCCGCCGCCAGATTTATGTGGCGACCAGCGACTCTACCGAGCAGCATGTTATTTTCGCCCAGGGAGCGCTTCGCCTCTCGGCCAGGGAGCTGCGGCTTGAGGTAGAGGAAATGCAGCGTGAGGTCAAGAAGACGATCAGGCCGCCAGCGCCGGGTGCCGGGTCTTCGCGCCATAGTCTTGAAGAGAAGCTACCTCCTGATGTCCGCAGGCGACTCGAGAACTGGCGTAGGCAGTAA
- the rlmB gene encoding 23S rRNA (guanosine(2251)-2'-O)-methyltransferase RlmB, translated as MAQEHDTNEEILAGKHSVLEALRAGRTLNKIWIAENAQKALTAPIIAEARQAGIIVQHVDKRKLDQLAPGVQHQGVVAQAAPYAYAEVEDLLAAAEAKGEPPFLLLLDEIEDPHNLGSILRTADCTGVHGVIVPKRRSAQITATVSKTSAGAVEYVPVARVTNLGQTIDRLKELGIWVVGTDVDTDQDLFGSDIFSGPVAVVIGNENKGMGRLIREKCDLLLKLPMLGRINSLNASVAAGVIMYEVLRRRRTAE; from the coding sequence ATGGCCCAAGAGCATGACACTAACGAAGAAATATTGGCCGGCAAGCATTCGGTGCTTGAGGCGCTGCGCGCAGGCCGGACTCTTAATAAAATATGGATCGCGGAAAATGCCCAAAAGGCGCTGACCGCTCCGATCATTGCGGAAGCCCGGCAGGCCGGCATCATTGTTCAGCATGTCGACAAGCGCAAGCTGGATCAGCTTGCTCCCGGCGTGCAGCATCAGGGCGTTGTCGCTCAGGCGGCTCCTTACGCTTACGCGGAAGTCGAAGATTTGCTGGCCGCCGCCGAAGCCAAAGGCGAACCGCCGTTTCTGCTGCTGCTGGATGAAATCGAAGATCCGCATAACCTGGGTTCCATTCTGCGTACAGCTGACTGCACGGGCGTTCACGGCGTGATCGTGCCGAAGCGGCGTTCGGCCCAGATTACGGCTACCGTCTCCAAAACGTCAGCCGGTGCGGTCGAATACGTGCCGGTAGCCCGCGTCACCAATCTGGGCCAGACGATCGACCGTCTGAAGGAGCTCGGAATCTGGGTTGTGGGCACGGATGTGGACACCGATCAGGATCTGTTCGGCTCCGACATTTTCTCCGGTCCGGTTGCAGTGGTTATCGGCAACGAGAACAAGGGGATGGGCCGGCTGATCCGCGAGAAATGCGATCTCCTGCTCAAGCTTCCGATGCTTGGCCGGATCAACTCACTCAACGCTTCCGTTGCCGCAGGCGTTATTATGTACGAGGTGCTGCGGCGCCGTCGTACGGCGGAATAG
- a CDS encoding Mini-ribonuclease 3, whose product MTEGWFPYEPSKPVKLIPPIVLAYIGDAIYEVAVRQYLISLPNLKPNHLHKAATGLVSAKAQSRILGLLDSELTDDEKNIVRQGRNAKSGSVPKNADVLEYRHATAFECLVGYLYYTDQHDRLRELIHIGIRQMQR is encoded by the coding sequence ATGACCGAAGGCTGGTTTCCCTATGAGCCGTCGAAGCCGGTCAAGCTGATTCCGCCCATCGTGCTGGCTTATATTGGGGACGCCATCTACGAGGTGGCGGTCCGTCAATATTTGATCTCGCTTCCGAACCTGAAGCCGAACCATCTGCACAAGGCGGCGACGGGGCTGGTATCGGCGAAGGCACAGAGCCGGATTCTCGGGCTGCTGGACTCGGAACTGACTGACGACGAGAAAAATATCGTGCGGCAGGGGCGCAACGCCAAATCGGGAAGCGTGCCGAAAAATGCCGACGTGCTGGAATACCGGCATGCCACCGCATTTGAATGCCTGGTCGGGTATTTGTATTATACAGACCAGCACGACAGATTGAGAGAACTGATCCACATCGGCATCAGGCAAATGCAAAGATAA
- the cysS gene encoding cysteine--tRNA ligase has translation MALYIYNTMSRSKEEFVPLEPGKVKMYVCGPTVYGYIHIGNARPVIVFDIVQGYLEQLGYDVEYVVNFTDVDDKLIRKADEMGLTVPEVAETFINAFLEDTKGLNVRPASRHPRVTQSMDLIISFIKELVDKDYAYESGGDVFYRTAKFAEYGKLSRQNLDELQFGIRIEVDSRKENPEDFVLWKAAKPGEISWHSPWGDGRPGWHIECSAMAREFLGDTIDIHGGGQDLTFPHHECECAQSEALTGKPLSNYWMHNGFLNIGDEKMSKSLGNGLLVRDFLSRFKGGAIRYFMLSTHYRNPLNFGEEALISAEKSVDRIASAAGNVKHRLSLAPDTAGGQVSPELAAKLDAIVKQYHEKMQDDFNTPDAITAVFEWVNAANLALSDNSLSHADLAALQSAFEELNSVLRLVPEAQEEDADDEVERLIEERTEARKAKNWSRSDEIRDILSAMGIILEDTPQGIRWRRK, from the coding sequence ATGGCGCTCTATATTTACAACACCATGTCCCGCAGCAAGGAGGAATTCGTGCCTCTTGAACCGGGTAAGGTAAAGATGTACGTATGCGGTCCCACGGTGTACGGATATATTCACATTGGCAATGCAAGACCGGTTATCGTATTCGACATCGTTCAAGGCTATTTGGAGCAGCTCGGCTATGATGTCGAATATGTGGTCAACTTCACGGATGTTGACGACAAGCTGATCCGCAAAGCCGATGAAATGGGTCTGACGGTGCCCGAAGTGGCAGAGACCTTCATCAATGCTTTTCTGGAGGATACTAAAGGACTTAATGTCAGACCGGCATCGCGGCATCCGCGGGTTACCCAGAGCATGGATCTGATCATCAGCTTCATCAAGGAACTGGTGGATAAAGACTACGCCTATGAAAGCGGCGGCGACGTCTTCTACCGCACGGCCAAATTCGCAGAGTACGGCAAGCTGTCCCGCCAGAATCTGGATGAGCTGCAGTTCGGCATCCGCATTGAGGTTGATTCCCGCAAGGAGAACCCCGAGGATTTCGTCCTTTGGAAAGCGGCGAAGCCGGGCGAGATTTCCTGGCACAGCCCATGGGGCGACGGACGTCCGGGCTGGCATATCGAGTGCTCGGCGATGGCGCGGGAATTCCTCGGCGACACGATCGACATTCACGGAGGCGGCCAGGACCTGACCTTCCCGCATCATGAATGCGAGTGCGCGCAGAGCGAGGCGCTGACCGGCAAGCCGCTGTCGAATTATTGGATGCATAACGGCTTCCTGAACATCGGGGACGAGAAAATGTCGAAGTCGCTCGGCAACGGTCTTCTCGTCAGAGATTTCCTCAGCCGCTTCAAGGGCGGGGCCATCCGCTATTTCATGCTCTCGACGCATTACCGCAACCCGCTGAATTTCGGTGAGGAAGCCTTGATATCCGCTGAAAAAAGCGTGGACCGCATCGCCAGCGCGGCCGGCAATGTGAAGCACCGCTTGAGCCTCGCGCCGGATACTGCCGGTGGCCAGGTCAGTCCGGAGCTTGCAGCCAAGCTGGACGCCATTGTGAAGCAATACCATGAGAAGATGCAGGACGACTTCAATACGCCTGATGCGATTACCGCCGTATTCGAATGGGTGAATGCAGCCAATCTGGCGCTGTCGGACAACAGCCTTTCGCATGCGGATCTTGCTGCGCTGCAAAGCGCATTCGAGGAATTAAACAGCGTCCTCAGACTTGTGCCGGAAGCCCAGGAGGAGGACGCCGACGATGAGGTCGAGCGTCTGATCGAAGAGCGCACCGAAGCGCGCAAGGCCAAGAACTGGAGCCGGTCCGATGAGATCCGCGACATTCTGAGTGCGATGGGCATCATTCTGGAGGATACGCCGCAGGGAATACGGTGGAGACGAAAATGA
- the cysE gene encoding serine O-acetyltransferase → MWKHISSDIQAVLDNDPAARSRFEVLFTYAGLHAIWAHRIAHGLYRRGWYTTARIISQFSRFMTGIEIHPGARIGKRLFIDHGMGVVIGETCEIGDDVVIYQGVTLGGTGKEKGKRHPTVGNNVVIGSGAKVLGSFRIGDNCNVGSNAVVLREVPDNSTVVGNPGRIVKRNGERVKDRLDHTKLPDPVIDSLRFLQKEIEELREQLGGDEQKAEQRRLESKQYFGDYEI, encoded by the coding sequence ATGTGGAAGCATATTAGTTCGGATATCCAGGCGGTGCTGGATAATGACCCGGCCGCACGCAGCCGGTTTGAGGTGCTCTTCACCTATGCCGGGCTGCATGCCATCTGGGCGCACCGGATTGCGCACGGGTTGTACCGGAGAGGCTGGTATACAACAGCGAGAATCATCTCGCAGTTCAGCCGGTTCATGACGGGTATAGAAATCCATCCCGGCGCCCGTATCGGCAAGAGACTGTTCATTGATCACGGCATGGGCGTGGTTATTGGAGAGACCTGCGAGATTGGAGACGATGTCGTCATCTATCAGGGCGTCACACTCGGAGGAACCGGCAAGGAGAAAGGGAAACGCCACCCGACCGTCGGCAACAATGTCGTTATCGGCTCGGGAGCCAAGGTACTAGGCTCCTTCCGGATTGGCGACAACTGTAATGTAGGGTCGAATGCGGTCGTGCTCCGGGAAGTTCCCGATAACAGCACGGTGGTCGGCAATCCCGGACGTATCGTGAAGCGGAACGGGGAACGGGTGAAGGACCGGCTGGATCATACCAAGCTGCCTGACCCGGTTATCGACTCGCTGCGGTTTCTGCAGAAGGAGATCGAGGAGCTGCGCGAGCAGCTGGGCGGCGACGAGCAGAAGGCGGAGCAGCGCCGGCTGGAAAGCAAGCAGTATTTCGGCGATTATGAAATCTAA
- the gltX gene encoding glutamate--tRNA ligase, with the protein MGDQVRVRYAPSPTGHLHIGNARTALFNYLFARSRGGEFVIRIEDTDVKRNIAGGEESQLKYLKWLGMDWDESIDIGGEYGPYRQTERLDLYKIYWQDLLDRGLAYRCYCTEEELEAEREEQLARGETPRYSGKHRNLTEEQRAAYEQEGRVASIRFRVPDDKTYTFDDMVKGQISFQTTEMGDFVIVKKDGIPTYNFAVVVDDYLMKISHVLRGEDHISNTPRQLMIYEALGWEPPVFGHMTLIVGEDHKKLSKRNESIIQFIEQYDDLGYLPEALFNYIALLGWSPEGEDEIFSKDDLISIFNPDRLSKSPAVFDTNKLAHLNNHYIKNTDPVRIANLAIPHLQKAGRLPAELSAEQRDWAQSLVALYQEQMVAASDIVNLSEIFFRTHLELDTEAAAILAESQVPEVLAAFLAKLESSAEFTPAVIGALIKEVQKETGHKGKALFMPIRVAVTGQMHGRDLNATIFLLGKDRVLDRLKSQIKGA; encoded by the coding sequence ATGGGAGATCAAGTCCGTGTGCGCTATGCGCCAAGCCCTACAGGACATTTACATATCGGGAATGCGAGAACGGCATTGTTTAACTATTTGTTCGCCCGCAGCCGGGGCGGAGAGTTCGTTATCCGGATCGAGGATACGGACGTGAAGCGCAACATTGCCGGCGGTGAAGAAAGTCAGCTGAAGTATTTGAAATGGCTGGGTATGGATTGGGACGAAAGCATTGATATCGGTGGCGAATACGGCCCTTACAGACAGACGGAGCGTCTGGACCTGTATAAAATCTACTGGCAGGATCTGCTCGACCGCGGTCTTGCCTACCGCTGTTACTGCACCGAAGAGGAGCTGGAAGCCGAACGCGAAGAGCAGTTGGCCCGCGGAGAAACGCCGCGTTATTCCGGCAAGCACCGCAATCTGACCGAAGAGCAGCGCGCTGCCTATGAGCAGGAAGGGCGAGTCGCCAGCATCCGTTTCCGGGTCCCGGATGACAAGACGTACACGTTCGACGATATGGTCAAAGGCCAGATTTCGTTCCAGACGACGGAAATGGGCGATTTTGTCATCGTGAAGAAAGACGGTATTCCGACCTACAACTTCGCCGTTGTTGTCGACGACTACCTGATGAAGATTTCCCATGTGCTCCGGGGCGAGGATCATATCTCCAATACGCCGCGCCAGCTCATGATCTATGAAGCTTTGGGCTGGGAGCCGCCGGTCTTCGGGCATATGACCCTGATCGTTGGCGAAGACCACAAGAAGCTCAGCAAGCGCAACGAGTCCATCATCCAGTTCATTGAGCAGTATGATGATCTGGGCTATCTGCCGGAAGCGCTGTTCAACTATATCGCCCTGCTCGGCTGGTCGCCGGAAGGGGAGGACGAAATCTTCAGCAAGGATGATCTGATCTCCATCTTCAACCCTGACCGGCTCTCGAAGAGCCCGGCGGTGTTCGATACGAACAAGCTGGCGCATCTGAATAATCATTACATCAAGAATACCGATCCGGTGCGGATTGCGAACCTGGCGATTCCTCATCTGCAGAAGGCGGGCAGACTTCCTGCCGAGCTGAGTGCAGAGCAGCGTGATTGGGCGCAGAGCCTGGTGGCTCTGTACCAGGAACAAATGGTAGCCGCTTCGGATATTGTGAATCTGTCGGAGATTTTCTTCCGCACTCATCTGGAGCTGGACACGGAGGCGGCGGCCATCCTGGCGGAAAGCCAGGTGCCGGAAGTGCTCGCTGCATTTCTTGCCAAGCTGGAGTCGAGCGCCGAGTTTACACCGGCTGTTATTGGGGCATTAATTAAGGAAGTGCAGAAGGAGACGGGACATAAGGGCAAGGCGCTCTTCATGCCGATTCGTGTCGCCGTTACGGGACAGATGCACGGCCGCGACCTCAACGCGACCATTTTCCTGCTTGGCAAGGACCGCGTTCTGGACCGGCTGAAGTCCCAAATCAAAGGGGCCTAA
- the ispF gene encoding 2-C-methyl-D-erythritol 2,4-cyclodiphosphate synthase, protein MIAVGQGFDVHQLVEGRPCIIGGVTIPYEKGLLGHSDADVLLHAISDAILGALGLGDIGRHFPDTDPAFKDADSLKLLEHVWGLAKERGYRLGNIDSTIIAQKPKMAPYIPEMTEIIARALEAEPSLVNVKATTTEQLGFTGRGEGIAAQSIVCLLRDMVSS, encoded by the coding sequence ATGATCGCAGTAGGACAAGGGTTTGATGTACATCAGCTGGTGGAAGGCCGGCCGTGCATTATTGGAGGAGTAACGATTCCTTATGAAAAAGGGCTGCTGGGCCACTCGGATGCGGACGTGCTGCTGCACGCGATCAGCGACGCCATTCTCGGCGCGCTGGGTCTAGGGGATATCGGCCGGCATTTTCCGGACACGGACCCGGCCTTCAAGGATGCCGACAGTCTGAAGCTGCTTGAGCATGTGTGGGGACTGGCCAAAGAGCGCGGTTATCGTCTGGGCAATATCGATTCGACAATCATCGCCCAGAAGCCGAAGATGGCTCCTTATATTCCGGAAATGACCGAAATTATCGCCCGCGCACTGGAAGCCGAGCCTTCCCTGGTGAACGTCAAGGCGACAACGACAGAGCAGCTTGGATTTACCGGACGTGGTGAAGGCATCGCAGCGCAATCTATTGTCTGCCTGCTTCGGGATATGGTATCATCATGA